Proteins encoded within one genomic window of Brassica rapa cultivar Chiifu-401-42 chromosome A09, CAAS_Brap_v3.01, whole genome shotgun sequence:
- the LOC103840857 gene encoding uncharacterized protein LOC103840857 yields MAKSNAYLISILIIISSLSSPSQGLTIAGYTINQVIIDDVVYCRFNGTPNPVSNATVYLTCGGSTTRLVEVLTDTYGAFRIVLNVLQTVLLSSSTCGLGVNVPEGYCALVAPENVLYAPLMLLNIVRNGTITTAYYTANLIFG; encoded by the coding sequence ATGGCGAAATCAAATGCTTACCTCATCTCCATACTTATCATCATATCTTCACTCTCTTCCCCTTCCCAGGGCCTTACAATCGCTGGCTACACCATTAACCAAGTCATAATTGACGATGTCGTGTACTGTAGATTCAACGGAACGCCCAACCCTGTCTCGAATGCCACTGTATACCTAACATGTGGCGGCTCAACCACCAGACTCGTTGAAGTACTGACGGATACATACGGTGCATTTCGAATAGTGCTCAACGTCTTACAAACAGTTTTGCTTAGCTCTAGTACATGCGGTCTTGGAGTTAATGTTCCAGAGGGATATTGTGCTCTTGTCGCACCCGAAAACGTCCTCTACGCCCCACTAATGCTGCTCAACATCGTCAGGAACGGTACCATAACTACCGCTTATTACACCGCCAACCTAATTTTCGGATAA
- the LOC117127805 gene encoding uncharacterized protein LOC117127805 — MELDKVFPKLIALDDKQGSIFLVNVDYTWIPSTCERCGNLGHKAKRCLLPSKPQHDPNLQQKEKDKINDEVPVVDIDLILQQREKDTSSSADIYLNNPLINGASLTAVSAHDIPLLHQMKELNVPSVVSAAEISQSLQSDLEVAPPLFTVSSDVSVDCQSTSNNTLSPLVDSQSTPITAAIMDSVPSNIINKEVQTPSIVDILTTSLQVSEFESPSRFTVLEEVDEVESEHMSSLSLTRGGRETKPPIKFQDLEWKTMQGKGKRGRCGRGSSH; from the coding sequence ATGGAGTTGGATAAGGTTTTTCCGAAGCTTATTGCCCTTGATGATAAACAAGGCAGCATTTTCTTGGTTAATGTGGACTATACGTGGATTCCATCAACTTGTGAAAGATGTGGAAACTTAGGCCATAAAGCGAAGAGATGTCTTCTCCCTTCTAAGCCTCAACATGATCCAAACTTGCAGCAAAAAGAAAAGGATAAAATTAATGATGAGGTTCCTGTTGTGGATATTGATCTCATCTTACAGCAAAGAGAAAAGGATACTTCCTCTTCAGCAGATATCTATCTAAACAACCCATTGATTAATGGTGCTTCCCTGACTGCTGTTTCAGCACATGATATTCCTCTACTTCATCAAATGAAAGAGCTCAATGTCCCTTCTGTAGTTTCAGCCGCTGAAATAAGCCAATCCTTGCAATCTGATTTGGAGGTAGCTCCTCCTCTCTTTACGGTTTCTTCTGATGTTTCTGTGGATTGCCAAAGTACATCAAACAACACTTTATCTCCATTAGTAGATTCTCAATCTACTCCCATTACCGCAGCCATTATGGATTCAGTTCCATCAAACATTATCAACAAGGAAGTCCAAACACCATCCATTGTTGATATTTTAACCACATCACTTCAAGTTAGTGAATTTGAGAGTCCTTCTCGTTTCACTGTGCTAGAAGAAGTGGATGAAGTTGAATCAGAGCATATGAGCTCCCTCAGCTTGACAAGGGGTGGGAGAGAGACAAAACCTCCTATCAAATTTCAAGACTTGGAATGGAAGACAATGCAAGGGAAAGGTAAACGTGGCCGATGTGGTCGTGGATCTTCTCATTAG
- the LOC103840555 gene encoding receptor protein kinase-like protein ZAR1 codes for MSVGSLLLLLLLTLNFNGELNALNDEGYALLALKQSISRDPDGSLTNWDSENQTPCSWNGVTCDDHSLVVSLSIPKKKLSGHLPSSLGSLSNLRHLNLRSNDLTGTLPLELFRAQRLQSLVLYGNSLSGSIPKEVGDLKLLQSLDLSRNGLDGPIPDSILECKRLRSLGLSQNNLTGSVPSGFGRALGLLQKLDLSYNNFTGLIPDDLGNLSRLQGTLDLSHNSFSGSIPASLGSLPEKVYVDLAHNNLSGPIPQTGALVNRGPTAFLGNPRLCGPPLKDPCLPEDSPTSHPFVPEGDSKKGGLSKSAVIAIVVCDVIGICIVGFLFSCCYLKLCSRNNTVDEEGHVLEKECKEKKGGSSFCFRRDGSESPSSENLETQHDLVLLDKHMALDLDELLKASAFVLGKGGNGIVYKVVLEDGLTVAVRRLGEGGSQRCKEFQTEVEAIGKLRHPNIVSLKAYYWSVEEKLLIYDYIPNGSLANALHGNPSMVSFKPLAWDVRLKIMRGIARGLLYLHEFSPKKYVHGSLKLSNILLGQDMEPHISDFGLMHLSSIAGTLETNTNDHPPSNKSASSIGPLANLSSFYQAPEAMKATVKPSQKWDVYSFGVILLEMITGRLPIVFVGKMEMEIVKWIQMCIDEKKEMSDILDPYLVPEDTEIEEEVIAVLKVAMACVSISPEKRPAMKHVADALNQIFLQ; via the exons ATGTCGGTGGGATCGCTGCTACTCTTGCTTCTCCTAACCTTGAACTTCAACGGCGAATTGAACGCTTTAAACGACGAAGGGTACGCTCTTTTAGCTCTCAAACAATCAATCTCCCGAGATCCAGACGGGTCTTTAACCAACTGGGACTCAGAGAATCAAACCCCCTGTTCTTGGAACGGAGTCACGTGCGACGATCACAGCCTCGTCGTCTCTCTCAGCATCCCAAAGAAGAAACTTTCAGGCCACCTTCCTTCCTCTCTCGGCTCGCTCTCTAACCTCCGCCACTTAAACCTCAGAAGCAACGACCTCACCGGGACCTTACCTCTCGAGCTCTTCCGCGCTCAGCGCCTCCAAAGTTTGGTCCTTTACGGAAACTCCTTATCCGGGTCGATCCCAAAAGAGGTCGGCGACCTCAAGCTCCTCCAAAGTTTGGATCTTTCGCGTAATGGGCTTGATGGGCCGATCCCGGATTCGATTCTGGAGTGCAAGAGGCTTAGAAGCTTGGGTTTGAGCCAGAACAACCTCACCGGTTCTGTCCCTAGTGGGTTTGGTCGTGCTTTGGGTTTGTTGCAGAAGCTTGACCTTTCTTACAACAACTTTACCGGTCTCATCCCTGATGATCTTGGTAACTTGAGTAGACTGCAAGGAACTCTTGATCTGTCTCACAACTCGTTTAGCGGCTCGATCCCGGCGAGCTTGGGGAGCTTGCCTGAGAAAGTGTACGTTGATCTAGCTCACAACAACCTGAGTGGACCGATCCCGCAAACCGGAGCTCTGGTTAACAGAGGACCAACAGCTTTCTTGGGGAACCCGAGGCTGTGTGGTCCTCCTTTGAAGGATCCTTGCTTGCCAGAAGACTCTCCAACATCTCACCCTTTTGTACCAGAAGGAGACTCCAAGAAAGGAGGTTTAAGCAAGTCTGCTGTTATTGCAATTGTGGTGTGTGACGTCATTGGTATCTGCATCGTTGGCTTTCTCTTCTCCTGCTGCTACTTAAAGCTCTGCTCCCGTAATAACACTGTGGACGAGGAAGGCCACGTGTTGGAGAAAGAAtgtaaagaaaagaaaggagGTTCCTCCTTTTGTTTCAGGAGAGATGGTTCAGAGTCGCCTTCTTCTGAGAATCTCGAGACGCAGCACGATCTTGTTCTGTTGGATAAACACATGGCGTTGGATTTGGATGAGCTGCTTAAGGCTTCGGCTTTCGTGCTTGGGAAAGGCGGGAACGGGATTGTGTATAAAGTTGTGCTGGAAGATGGGCTTACCGTTGCTGTTAGGAGATTGGGAGAAGGAGGATCGCAGAGATGTAAGGAGTTTCAGACGGAAGTGGAAGCTATTGGGAAGCTGAGGCATCCGAATATAGTTAGCCTTAAGGCTTATTATTGGTCTGTGGAGGAGAAGCTTCTCATCTATGACTACATTCCTAACGGAAGTCTTGCCAATGCACTCCACG GCAATCCAAGTATGGTGTCATTCAAGCCTCTGGCTTGGGACGTTCGGTTAAAGATAATGAGAGGAATCGCTAGAGGGTTGTTGTATCTTCACGAGTTTAGCCCCAAGAAGTACGTCCATGGATCTCTCAAACTCAGCAATATACTACTGGGACAAGACATGGAGCCTCACATCTCGGACTTTGGACTCATGCACCTCTCTAGCATCGCAGGAACGTTGGAAACAAACACAAATGACCATCCACCATCCAACAAGAGCGCCTCATCGATTGGTCCACTTGCAAACTTGAGCTCCTTCTACCAGGCTCCTGAAGCCATGAAGGCAACGGTGAAGCCGTCTCAGAAATGGGACGTGTACTCATTCGGAGTCATCTTGCTGGAGATGATAACGGGAAGGTTACCGATTGTTTTTGTTGGTAAGATGGAGATGGAGATAGTGAAGTGGATACAGATGTGTATCGATGAGAAGAAAGAGATGTCAGACATTTTGGATCCTTATTTGGTGCCTGAAGACACAGAGATTGAAGAAGAGGTCATTGCTGTGCTAAAGGTTGCAATGGCTTGTGTTAGTATTAGTCCCGAGAAACGACCAGCGATGAAGCATGTCGCTGATGCTTTGAACCAGATTTTCCTTCAGTGA
- the LOC103840557 gene encoding transcription factor MYB62, which translates to MKKRCNENEEGIEQRKGPWTLEEDTILTNYISHNGEGRWNVLAKSSGLKRKGKSCRLRWLNYLKPDIKRGNLTPQEQLLILELHCQWGNRWSKIAQYLPGRTDNEIKNYWRTRVQKQARQLNIDSSSHQFLEAVRSFWVPRLIHKMKDNSNTNTKTPHPDSLGPVSHDSGFNMGCSTSMSQELTEMSQFIDLSDLETTNLMSLKGSRGSSNQCVSEEYYSSLPCLEEEYMVPTMGNSDILPFKDCHVADSSYEEDVTQDPMWNMDDIWQFEEYAHFN; encoded by the exons ATGAAGAAGAGGTGTAATGAAAATGAAGAAGGTATAGAGCAGAGAAAAGGGCCTTGGACGCTTGAGGAAGACACTATTCTCACCAATTACATTTCCCATAACGGTGAAGGCCGATGGAATGTACTCGCTAAATCTTCTG ggctaaagagaaaaggaaaaagttGCAGATTACGATGGTTAAATTACCTCAAACCCGACATAAAGCGAGGGAATCTCACTCCTCAAGAACAACTCTTAATCCTCGAACTCCATTGTCAATGGGGTAATAG GTGGTCCAAAATTGCGCAGTATTTACCGGGAAGAACGGACAACGAGATCAAAAACTATTGGAGAACTAGAGTTCAGAAACAAGCACGCCAGCTCAACATCGATTCCAGCAGCCACCAGTTCTTGGAAGCTGTACGTAGCTTCTGGGTTCCAAGATTAATACACAAGATGAAAGATAACTCAAACACCAACACTAAAACTCCTCATCCGGATTCACTTGGACCCGTCTCTCACGATTCAGGTTTCAACATGGGTTGTTCCACTTCCATGTCTCAAGAACTCACCGAAATGTCACAATTCATTGATTTATCTGATCTTGAAACCACAAACTTAATGTCCTTGAAAGGATCACGAGGGAGTAGTAATCAATGTGTGAGTGAAGAATATTATAGTTCCCTCCCTTGCCTGGAGGAAGAGTACATGGTGCCCACCATGGGCAACTCGGACATTTTACCATTTAAGGATTGTCACGTAGCCGATTCGAGTTACGAGGAGGATGTGACACAAGATCCAATGTGGAACATGGATGATATTTGGCAGTTTGAGGAGTACGCACACTTTAACTAG